Proteins encoded in a region of the Quercus lobata isolate SW786 chromosome 8, ValleyOak3.0 Primary Assembly, whole genome shotgun sequence genome:
- the LOC115955812 gene encoding serine/threonine-protein phosphatase PP-X isozyme 2, translating to MSDLDRQIEQLKKCEPLKESEVKALCLKAMEILVEESNVQRVDAPVTICGDIHGQFYDMKELFKVGGDCPKTNYLFLGDFVDRGFYSVETFLLLLALKVRYPDRITLIRGNHESRQITQVYGFYDECLRKYGSVNVWRYCTDIFDYLSLSALIENKIFSVHGGLSPAITTLDQIRTIDRKQEVPHDGAMCDLLWSDPEDIVDGWGLSPRGAGFLFGGSVVTSFNHTNNIDYICRAHQLVMEGYKWMFNNQIVTVWSAPNYCYRCGNVAAILELDENLNKQFRVFDAAPQESRGAPAKKPAPDYFL from the exons atgtcAGACCTAGACAGACAAATAGAGCAGCTGAAGAAGTGTGAGCCTCTCAAGGAGTCGGAGGTGAAGGCTCTCTGTCTCAAAGCCATGGAAATCCTCGTTGAAGAGAGCAACGTTCAAAGGGTCGATGCCCCTGTCACt ATATGTGGTGACATCCATGGGCAGTTTTACGACATGAAAGAGCTTTTCAAAGTAGGAGGTGATTGCCCCAAGACTaattacttgtttcttggagATTTTGTTGACAGAGGATTTTACTCTGTGGAAACATTTCTGCTTCTACTAGCCCTGAAG GTGAGGTATCCAGATCGGATAACTCTCATTAGAGGGAACCATGAGAGCCGTCAAATCACACAG GTATATGGATTCTATGATGAGTGCCTACGTAAATATGGCTCTGTGAACGTTTGGAGATATTGCACCGATATATTTGATTACTTAAG TCTGTCTGCCCTCattgagaacaaaattttcagtGTCCATGGAGGTCTCTCTCCTGCCATAACAACATTGGATCAG ATACGAACAATTGATCGGAAGCAAGAAGTACCTCATGATGGTGCTATGTGTGACCTCTTGTGGTCTGATCCTGAAGATATTGTAGATGGTTGGGGTTTGAGTCCCCGTGGTGCTGGCTTCCTATTTGGTGGCAGTGTTGTTACTTCTTTCAACCATACAAACAACATTGACTACATATGTCGTGCTCATCAGTTGGTAATGGAAGGATATAAATGGATGTTCAATAACCAGATAGTTACAGTCTGGTCAGCTCCAAATTACTGCTacag ATGTGGTAATGTAGCTGCAATCCTCGAGCTAGATGAGAATCTTAACAAGCAGTTTCGTGTGTTTGATGCTGCTCCACAG
- the LOC115955664 gene encoding prohibitin-3, mitochondrial-like translates to MGSQGAVSLLNNVARAALGLGVATTALNSSLYTVDGGQRAVIFDRIRGILDETVGEGTHFLIPWLQKPFIFDIRTKPHTFSSVSGTKDLQMVNLTLRVLSRPEVTRLPQIVQTLGLEYDEKVLPSIGNEVLKAVVAQFNADQLLTERPQVSALVQSGLTERARNFNIVLDDVAITHLSYGSEFSRAVEQKQVAQQEAERSKFVVAKAEQERRAAIIRAEGESESAKMISEATEKAGTGLIELRKIEAMRENAATLAKSPNVSYLPSGQKLLMALNANR, encoded by the coding sequence ATGGGTAGCCAAGGCGCTGTTTCCTTATTGAACAACGTCGCACGCGCCGCCTTGGGTCTCGGCGTAGCCACCACGGCTCTCAACTCATCTCTCTACACCGTCGACGGCGGCCAGCGCGCAGTCATCTTCGACCGCATCCGTGGAATTCTCGACGAAACCGTCGGCGAAGGCACCCATTTCCTCATCCCATGGCTCCAAAAGCCTTTCATCTTCGACATCCGCACGAAGCCCCACACTttctcctccgtctccggcaCCAAGGACCTCCAGATGGTCAACCTAACCCTCCGCGTTCTCTCGCGCCCCGAGGTCACGCGCCTCCCTCAGATCGTCCAAACCCTAGGTCTCGAGTACGACGAGAAGGTCCTCCCTTCGATCGGCAACGAGGTCTTGAAGGCCGTCGTGGCTCAGTTCAACGCCGATCAGCTCCTCACCGAGCGCCCGCAGGTCTCGGCGCTCGTGCAGAGCGGGCTCACCGAGCGCGCCAGGAACTTCAACATCGTGCTCGATGACGTGGCGATCACGCACCTGTCGTACGGCTCGGAGTTCTCGCGCGCCGTGGAGCAGAAGCAGGTGGCGCAGCAGGAGGCGGAGAGGTCGAAGTTTGTGGTGGCGAAGGCGGAGCAGGAGAGGCGCGCCGCCATCATTAGGGCCGAGGGAGAGAGCGAGTCGGCGAAGATGATATCGGAGGCTACTGAGAAGGCTGGAACGGGACTCATTGAGCTCAGGAAGATTGAGGCCATGAGGGAGAATGCCGCCACGCTTGCTAAGTCCCCGAATGTCTCTTACTTGCCCAGTGGCCAGAAGCTTCTCATGGCTCTCAATGCCAACCGTTAA